The Halodesulfovibrio marinisediminis DSM 17456 genomic interval GCTGCTGTTGCGATAACAGTGTCACCTGCACCTGTCACATCAAATACTTCCTGTGCCATAGTTGGAACATGCCACACAGTATTCTCATCATCAAACAGCGCCATTCCCTGTGGCCCCAGTGTGGTGAGCAGCTTTTCGCACCCAAGAAGACGGAAAATCTCTCGTCCTGCTTCCAGAATTTCTTCGCGGCTTCCAACAGGAAGGTTCGCACCTTCACTTGTTTCTTTGGAGTTCGGAGTAAGAATAAATACATTCTGGTACAATTTGAAGTTACGAGTTTTTGGATCTACGAATATTTTTGGACATTTTTCCTGAGCATCGCATAACATGCTCAGACGCTCCATAAACTCTTTGCTCACAACACCTTTGCCGTAATCAGAAACAATAACAACTTCATATTCAGCAATACAGCTTTCAACACGCGCCATAAGCTGATCAAGATCTTCGCCACCAATAGTTGCAGTATCTTCACGATCAATGCGAATCATCTGCTGACTACTTGCTAAGATGCGGGTCTTACGCGTTGTCTTACGGGTGCCGATTTGCAGAATGTCATGATCGATCCCCTCAGAATCCAGCAACGCATTCAATAGATCGGCTCCCATCCCCGCACCAGAAACAGTGATAATTTTTGGGGAGCCACCTAGAGTTCGCACGTTTTTAGCTACGTTTCCTGCACCACCAAGCACATGCCTGTCACTACTTACGTGGACAACCGGAACCGGTGCTTCTGGTGAAATTCGCTCTGCGTTACCCATCAAATACTCATCAATCATGATATCGCCGATGATGAGAACTTTTGATCCTGCAAAGCTTTCAACACGCCATGCAAGTGTATCTTTATTTACCATATATAATGTTATCCTCAGAATAATTACGCTGTGTTTTGTACTATACCGTGACCCTGATGTGCATATTAAGCCACGGTTCAGCGTTATCCTGCTTGTTCTATTCCCAGCTTGCCAAGTAATTCATAAAGCTCTTCTTCTGTGTTGTAACTGAGCGTTACTTTACCTTTCTGCTCTGTACCACTTACGGTTACCTTGCTA includes:
- the rfaE1 gene encoding D-glycero-beta-D-manno-heptose-7-phosphate kinase — protein: MVNKDTLAWRVESFAGSKVLIIGDIMIDEYLMGNAERISPEAPVPVVHVSSDRHVLGGAGNVAKNVRTLGGSPKIITVSGAGMGADLLNALLDSEGIDHDILQIGTRKTTRKTRILASSQQMIRIDREDTATIGGEDLDQLMARVESCIAEYEVVIVSDYGKGVVSKEFMERLSMLCDAQEKCPKIFVDPKTRNFKLYQNVFILTPNSKETSEGANLPVGSREEILEAGREIFRLLGCEKLLTTLGPQGMALFDDENTVWHVPTMAQEVFDVTGAGDTVIATAALAVASGCTLVDSCVLANYAAGVVVGHVGAASVTPEQLVETIQNLPLPPVEKWT